The proteins below are encoded in one region of Rhododendron vialii isolate Sample 1 chromosome 7a, ASM3025357v1:
- the LOC131333624 gene encoding cinnamoyl-CoA reductase 1-like isoform X1 has protein sequence MERKEEERVCVTGAGGYISSWVVKLLLSKGYVVHGTVRDPRDEKKNGHLKKLEKASENLHLFKADLFDYEGLYAAIAGCTGVLHVASPVPSDNPSINPEVELVEPAITGTQNVLNACLKARVKKVVVVSSVAAVMVNPNWPKGQPMDENSWSDTEFCKSAKMWYPFGKTIAESETLEFGIRNELNIVTICPSLVIGPNLQSSLNLSSSILLSYLKGEINTMNCRVQQLVDVRDFAEALLLLYEKPEAEGRYICSSYTIRPEVLVEKLKAMFPHYNYPEIFIEEKGGPFDFNCKKLLDFGWKYRPLEESIVDAVKNFEESGLLVGK, from the exons atggagagaaaggaggaagaaagGGTGTGCGTGACAGGAGCTGGAGGGTACATCTCATCATGGGTAGTGAAGTTACTACTCTCGAAGGGTTATGTAGTTCATGGAACTGTTAGAGATCCCC GTGATGAAAAAAAGAATGGTCATTTGAAGAAATTGGAGAAAGCTTCAGAGAATCTGCATCTCTTTAAGGCAGACTTGTTTGACTATGAAGGTCTCTACGCTGCCATTGCTGGATGCACGGGGGTTCTTCATGTTGCCTCTCCAGTCCCCTCCGACAATCCATCTATCAATCCTGAG GTAGAACTGGTTGAACCAGCTATAACAGGGACTCAGAATGTACTGAATGCATGTTTGAAGGCTAGAGTGAAGAAGGTCGTGGTGGTGTCATCTGTTGCTGCTGTTATGGTCAACCCTAATTGGCCTAAGGGTCAGCCCATGGATGAAAATAGTTGGAGTGACACGGAATTTTGCAAATCAGCTAAG ATGTGGTATCCCTTTGGCAAAACCATAGCAGAAAGTGAGACATTGGAGTTTGGGATAAGAAATGAACTCAACATTGTCACAATTTGTCCTTCCCTTGTTATCGGGCCAAATCTGCAATCATCATTGAATCTCAGCAGCTCAATCCTCCTAAGTTACTTGAAAG GTGAAATCAATACAATGAATTGTCGAGTTCAGCAATTAGTGGATGTGCGTGATTTTGCTGAAGCGCTTCTGCTACTGTATGAGAAGCCTGAGGCGGAGGGAAGATACATATGTTCATCATACACGATCCGACCAGAGGTTTTGGTGGAAAAACTAAAGGCAATGTTTCCCCACTACAATTACCCCGAAAT TTTTATAGAGGAAAAAGGAGGCCCATTTGATTTCAATTGCAAGAAGTTGCTGGATTTTGGATGGAAGTATAGGCCATTAGAGGAGAGTATAGTTGATGCCGTGAAGAATTTTGAAGAAAGTGGTCTCTTGGTTGGTAAATAA
- the LOC131333624 gene encoding cinnamoyl-CoA reductase 1-like isoform X2, with translation MERKEEERVCVTGAGGYISSWVVKLLLSKGYVVHGTVRDPRDEKKNGHLKKLEKASENLHLFKADLFDYEGLYAAIAGCTGVLHVASPVPSDNPSINPEMWYPFGKTIAESETLEFGIRNELNIVTICPSLVIGPNLQSSLNLSSSILLSYLKGEINTMNCRVQQLVDVRDFAEALLLLYEKPEAEGRYICSSYTIRPEVLVEKLKAMFPHYNYPEIFIEEKGGPFDFNCKKLLDFGWKYRPLEESIVDAVKNFEESGLLVGK, from the exons atggagagaaaggaggaagaaagGGTGTGCGTGACAGGAGCTGGAGGGTACATCTCATCATGGGTAGTGAAGTTACTACTCTCGAAGGGTTATGTAGTTCATGGAACTGTTAGAGATCCCC GTGATGAAAAAAAGAATGGTCATTTGAAGAAATTGGAGAAAGCTTCAGAGAATCTGCATCTCTTTAAGGCAGACTTGTTTGACTATGAAGGTCTCTACGCTGCCATTGCTGGATGCACGGGGGTTCTTCATGTTGCCTCTCCAGTCCCCTCCGACAATCCATCTATCAATCCTGAG ATGTGGTATCCCTTTGGCAAAACCATAGCAGAAAGTGAGACATTGGAGTTTGGGATAAGAAATGAACTCAACATTGTCACAATTTGTCCTTCCCTTGTTATCGGGCCAAATCTGCAATCATCATTGAATCTCAGCAGCTCAATCCTCCTAAGTTACTTGAAAG GTGAAATCAATACAATGAATTGTCGAGTTCAGCAATTAGTGGATGTGCGTGATTTTGCTGAAGCGCTTCTGCTACTGTATGAGAAGCCTGAGGCGGAGGGAAGATACATATGTTCATCATACACGATCCGACCAGAGGTTTTGGTGGAAAAACTAAAGGCAATGTTTCCCCACTACAATTACCCCGAAAT TTTTATAGAGGAAAAAGGAGGCCCATTTGATTTCAATTGCAAGAAGTTGCTGGATTTTGGATGGAAGTATAGGCCATTAGAGGAGAGTATAGTTGATGCCGTGAAGAATTTTGAAGAAAGTGGTCTCTTGGTTGGTAAATAA